The genomic window AAGACACATATCGGACTCCCAACGGGCGCTTCGGCGCCCGTTTTTCTTTGCCGCCGCTGTCAACGTCGCGTTGACGATTGGTCGTGAAAGTCAAATCTACCGCCGGCCATCCTGCGGGCACATATTCCTTCACGAGCGCAAAGGCAGCCATCTGCCACGCCCGCGCAACTGAAAGGAACGCTTCCATGGTCCAGATTTTTCTGAATTCCGCCGTCGCCGTTCTCATCGCGTCGGCTTTCCTGACAACGGCAATCTCGGCTCTTCGCGGTAAAGATCGTTCGCCGCAGAAAGTGCCGGTCAGGGTTCCCGCACGACAGCATCGCTCCGCCGCGCGCCGCAACTGATTTGCCGGAGAACAGGCGTCACAATCCCACTCAGGAGTCTCGCTGCTGACGAAACCCGATGCGCCTATAAACAGGCAATAGCGCCTCCGGCAGGAGACGCTAACGCTTTCAAGCTGATGGAATTTTCGTCGCGCTAGGCGAAGAATTGCCCGCCATTGGCTGACAGCGTCGAACCCGTGATGAAGCCCGCATCGTCGGAGACGAGGAAGGCGACGCAACGCGCGATCTCTTCCGGCTCGCCAAGACGGCCGACCGGGATTTGCGGGATGATGCGTTCGTTCAGCACTTTTTCCGGCACGGCAAGAACCATTTCCGTTCCGATATAGCCGGGGCAGATGGCGTTGACGGTGATATTTTTTGCCGCGCCTTCCTGGGCCAGCGCCTTGGTGAAACCGAGATCGCCAGCCTTGGCCGCGGAATAGTTCACCTGGCCCATCTGGCCCTTCTGGCCGTTGATGGACGAGATATTGACGATACGGCCGAAGCTGCGGTCGCGCATGCCGGTCCAGACCTGATGCGTCATGTTGAACAGGCCGGTGAGGTTGGTGTTGATCACCTCGTGCCACTGCTGCGGCGACATCTTGTGGAACATCGCATCGCGGGTGATGCCGGCATTGTTGACGAGAATTTCGACAGGCCCGATCTCGCTTTCGATCCTGGCAATCCCTTCGCCGCAGGCGGCGTAGTCTGAAACATCCCATTTGAACACGGCAACACCGGTGGCGTCGTGGAAGGCTTTGGCCTTCTCGTCGTTGCCGGCATAGTTGGCCGCAACCTTGTATCCGGCGTTTTTCAGCGCCACGGATATGGCTGCGCCGATGCCGCGTGTACCCCCGGTGACCAAAGCCACTCTGCTCATGTTCCGCTCCCCTTTTGTTTTTCGCCCCGCCACCTGGCAGGGCTTTTAATCAAACTCGGATCGTATGCTATTTAAAGTGCTTCGAAGCACATGGCGACGCCCATGCCGCCGCCGATGCAAAGCGTGGCAAGGCCCTTCTTGGCGCCGCGGCGCTTCATTTCGAACAGCAGCGTGTTGAGAATGCGGGCGCCGGAGGCACCGATCGGGTGGCCGATCGCGATCGCCCCGCCGTTGACATTGACGATCGAAGGATCCCATCCGAGATCCTTGGTGACGGCGCAGGCCTGCGCCGCGAAGGCTTCATTGGCTTCGACGAGATCGAGATCGCCGACCGACCAGCCGGCCTTTTCGAGCGCCTTGCGCGAAGCCGGGATCGGGCCGGTGCCCATGATCGACGGGTCGACGCCGGCGGTTGCCCAGGACACGATGCGGGCAAGCGGCTGGATGCCGCGGCGCGCCGCTTCCGCTTCGCTCATCAGTACCGCCGCGGCAGCGCCGTCGTTGAGGCCCGACGCATTTGCGGCCGTGACCGTGCCTTCCTTGTCGAAGGCCGGGCGCAGCTTGCCCATCGCCTCCAGCGTGGCGCCATGGCGGATATATTCGTCTGCATCGACGGTCACGTCGCCCTTGCGAGTCTGGATGACGTAAGGAATGATTTCGTCAGCGAAGCGGCCTGCCTTCTGCGCGGCTTCCGCCTTGTTCTGCGAGGCGACGGCGAACTGATCCTGGTCGTCGCGCGAAAGCTGCCACTGACGCGCGACATTCTCGGCGGTAATGCCCATATGGTAGCCGTGGAAGGCGTCGGTCAGGCCGTCCTTGATCATCGTGTCGATCATCTTCATGTCGCCCATCTTCGTGCCGCCGCGCAAATGCGCGGCATGCGGCGCCATCGACATGGATTCCTGGCCGCCGGCCACGATGATGTTGGCATCGCCGGTGGCGATCTGCTGCATGCCGAGTGCGACGGCGCGCAGGCCAGAGCCGCAGAGCTGGTTGACACCCCAGGCGGTCGCTTCCTTAGGGATGCCGGCCTTGATCGCGGCCTGACGAGCCGGGTTCTGGCCTTCGCCTGCGGCAAGCACCTGGCCGAGGATCACCTCGTCCACCTCGCCGGCATCGACGCCGGCGCGAGCAAGCACCCCCTTGATGACGGCCGCCCCGAGTTCGTGGGCGGGTACGGTTCCGAATGCGCCGTTGAACGAACCGACGGCGGTTCGCCCTGCGCTAGCGATGACGATGGATGAATTGCTCATGGGGACGCTCCTCGTTTTTCGTCTCACTTACATAAGTGGAAACTGGCAAAGCTTTCACCACAAGTCAAACGCGAAGACCGGCGGCCGTCATTTTTCGCCGGCGGCCGCCAAAGCCGATTCATCTGCTCTGCTAAAGGTTTGCCGCATCGCACAAAGAGATTGTCACCGGCCTTCTTTTGCGTTTACAGTCTCAGGTGGAGGAACATCCATAAATCAGACGGGGGTCCAGGAGACTGATATGGCGAAGAATGAGGGTCAGATAGTTATCAAGAAGTACGCCAATCGCCGCCTGTACAACACAGGCACCAGCACCTATGTGACGCTGGAAGATCTGGCGGAGATGGTGAAGAAGGGCGAAGATTTTATCGTCCAGGATGCAAAAAGCGGAGATGATATTACCCATTCGGTGCTGACCCAGATCATCTTCGAACAGGAATCGAAGACCGGCAACACGCTGCTTCCGATCTCCTTCCTGCGCCAGCTCATCACCTATTACGGCGACCAGATGCAGATGGTCGTGCCGAGCTTCCTCGAACATTCGATGCGCGCCTTCACTGAACAGCAGTCGCAGATGCGCGAACAGGTGAACCGTGCCTTCGGCGAAACGCCGCTCGGCAAGAACCTGCAATTGCCGATGCAGATGGTGGAAGATCAGGTTCGCCGAAACACCGAGCTGTTTCAGCAGGCAATGCAGATGTTTTCGCCCTTCATGACGCCGCCCGCCAAGGAAAGCCGCAAGGCCGAGGCCAAGGATATCGACGAGCTGAAGGAACAGCTGCGCGCGCTTCAGAACAAGCTCGACAACCTATAATCCGATCGAGACATCCCGCCCGGCGCTTCGGATCGAAACGGCAAACCCGCCAATCACATCGATTAGAGCGATCGTCAGCAAAATGAAGAATACCTGGGTCGCCGCATCCTGGACGAGCAGAAACTCGACCAGGAAGGCAATGAACACCAGCATCGACAAGATGTGATTGATCAGATTGCCGGGACCGGTCCTGGTTGCCTTCAATATTTCGAAGAACAGCACCACAAGCGCTATGACGATGAAGAGATCGCCGAGCGCCATGCTCCAGATCGCACCCGAGAGCATCGACAGTACGATGACATCATGATGCAGCGCAGCAATGCCGCCGTCGCCCATCAGGCCAAACATCGCCAGGTTGTAAAGAATAAATGGAATAATCATCAGCGGCATGGCGGCTATCATCGGCAAATCTCCTGGCGCGAAGAGAATACTGCCGCAAACCGTCGCCCTACATCAAGCCATTGCAAATACTATATTGCCGAAACGCAAAAGGCCGGCGTGACGCCGGCCTTGAAATTTTCGATCGGACGAGCCGGATCAGAAAATTATGCGCTTTCCTTCGGCGTCAGAACCTGACGGCCGCGATACATGCCAGTCTTCAGATCGATATGATGCGGGCGGCGCAGTTCGCCGGAGTTCTTGTCTTCGACATAGGTCGGAGCCTTCAGCGCATCAGCCGAACGGCGCATGCCGCGCTTGGACGGGCTCGTTTTTCTCTTCGGTACAGCCATTTTTCTTACTCCACTTGCGGGCAAAACATTCCCACGGCCAGACTGGCGGCCGAAACGGACATGTCGCGATTTCGGAAATTTTGCGCGCTTATACATGCAAGGCGCGGGCTTGACCAGTCCCCATGCGTATTTTTTGCGAAGCCGGCGATTCGAGCCTCAGACCTCGTAGTCATCCAATATCCAGGGCTCCGCGCGCGCTGCCTCTTCCCATTTCCGCCAGGCCGCATGCGCCTTCATCGTCGCCATATAGGCGAGCGTATCGCTGCCGCTGACGAGATCGTAGACATCGAACCGACTGACGACAGGCGCAAACATCGCATCCGCGCCACTGAAACCCCCAAAGAGAAACGGCCCGCCGGATTTCTGCAGAAGGTCGCGCCAGATGATTTCGATGCGGCTGATATCGGCTTCGACCCCATCCGGCAGCGCGATCTTGCCTTTCGGCCGGCGAATATTCATCGGGCAGGCGCCGCGCAAAGCCTGGAAGCTTGACAGCATTTCCATCGAAACGGACCGGGCGAGCGCCCGCGCGCCGCGATCGGCTGGCAGAAGGCCAGCCTCCGGATAAAGCTCGGCAACATATTCGATGATCGCCAGCGATTCCCAGATCTTCAACGCGCCGTGCTGCAGAACCGGCACACGGCCGGGCGGCGATATGGCCTTGATATGAGGATTGCCGCCCGGATAATCGAAGGGGATCAC from Rhizobium sp. Pop5 includes these protein-coding regions:
- a CDS encoding beta-ketoacyl-ACP reductase, whose translation is MSRVALVTGGTRGIGAAISVALKNAGYKVAANYAGNDEKAKAFHDATGVAVFKWDVSDYAACGEGIARIESEIGPVEILVNNAGITRDAMFHKMSPQQWHEVINTNLTGLFNMTHQVWTGMRDRSFGRIVNISSINGQKGQMGQVNYSAAKAGDLGFTKALAQEGAAKNITVNAICPGYIGTEMVLAVPEKVLNERIIPQIPVGRLGEPEEIARCVAFLVSDDAGFITGSTLSANGGQFFA
- a CDS encoding acetyl-CoA C-acetyltransferase, which codes for MSNSSIVIASAGRTAVGSFNGAFGTVPAHELGAAVIKGVLARAGVDAGEVDEVILGQVLAAGEGQNPARQAAIKAGIPKEATAWGVNQLCGSGLRAVALGMQQIATGDANIIVAGGQESMSMAPHAAHLRGGTKMGDMKMIDTMIKDGLTDAFHGYHMGITAENVARQWQLSRDDQDQFAVASQNKAEAAQKAGRFADEIIPYVIQTRKGDVTVDADEYIRHGATLEAMGKLRPAFDKEGTVTAANASGLNDGAAAAVLMSEAEAARRGIQPLARIVSWATAGVDPSIMGTGPIPASRKALEKAGWSVGDLDLVEANEAFAAQACAVTKDLGWDPSIVNVNGGAIAIGHPIGASGARILNTLLFEMKRRGAKKGLATLCIGGGMGVAMCFEAL
- the phaR gene encoding polyhydroxyalkanoate synthesis repressor PhaR; its protein translation is MAKNEGQIVIKKYANRRLYNTGTSTYVTLEDLAEMVKKGEDFIVQDAKSGDDITHSVLTQIIFEQESKTGNTLLPISFLRQLITYYGDQMQMVVPSFLEHSMRAFTEQQSQMREQVNRAFGETPLGKNLQLPMQMVEDQVRRNTELFQQAMQMFSPFMTPPAKESRKAEAKDIDELKEQLRALQNKLDNL
- the rpmF gene encoding 50S ribosomal protein L32; the protein is MAVPKRKTSPSKRGMRRSADALKAPTYVEDKNSGELRRPHHIDLKTGMYRGRQVLTPKESA
- a CDS encoding glutathione S-transferase family protein translates to MDKPTLYIGNKNYSSWSFRPWMALTAASVDFGEVVIPFDYPGGNPHIKAISPPGRVPVLQHGALKIWESLAIIEYVAELYPEAGLLPADRGARALARSVSMEMLSSFQALRGACPMNIRRPKGKIALPDGVEADISRIEIIWRDLLQKSGGPFLFGGFSGADAMFAPVVSRFDVYDLVSGSDTLAYMATMKAHAAWRKWEEAARAEPWILDDYEV